From Cellulosimicrobium cellulans, the proteins below share one genomic window:
- a CDS encoding S1C family serine protease has product MGPLDDYSRTVSGVAARVMPAVAALRLRHGAREAGGSAVVLTADGLLLTNAHVVGPATRGTAAFSDGTTRPFDVVGTDVLSDLAVVRARGETPDPVALGDADGLVVGQLVVAIGSPLGLSGTVTAGVVSALGRSLPTRDGTAARIVEDVIQTDAALNPGSSGGALATADARVVGISTAVAGVGLGLAVPMNATSRRIVDALVRDGRVRRAYLGVASQPVAVAPDLAARTGHDQALRVVHVVPGSPADTAGLRVGDLMIRAGGTDTVEAQSLQRLMLDEAIGRRLEITVLRGEAMVDVVTEPVELGRS; this is encoded by the coding sequence ATGGGCCCTCTCGACGACTACTCGCGGACCGTCTCGGGCGTCGCGGCCCGCGTCATGCCGGCCGTCGCGGCGCTGCGGCTGCGGCACGGGGCGCGCGAGGCCGGCGGCTCGGCGGTCGTGCTCACGGCCGACGGCCTCCTGCTGACGAACGCCCACGTGGTCGGCCCCGCGACGCGCGGCACCGCGGCGTTCTCCGACGGCACGACCCGACCCTTCGACGTCGTCGGCACCGACGTGCTCTCCGACCTGGCGGTCGTGCGCGCCCGCGGCGAGACCCCGGACCCGGTGGCGCTGGGCGACGCCGACGGGCTCGTCGTCGGTCAGCTCGTCGTCGCGATCGGGAGCCCGCTGGGACTCTCGGGGACGGTGACGGCCGGCGTCGTGAGCGCGCTCGGGCGCTCGCTGCCGACGCGGGACGGGACGGCGGCGCGCATCGTCGAGGACGTGATCCAGACCGACGCCGCGCTCAACCCGGGGAGCTCCGGCGGCGCGCTCGCGACCGCCGACGCACGCGTCGTCGGCATCAGCACGGCGGTCGCGGGCGTCGGGCTCGGGCTGGCGGTCCCCATGAACGCGACGAGCCGGCGCATCGTCGACGCGCTCGTCCGGGACGGTCGGGTGCGGCGCGCGTACCTGGGGGTCGCGAGCCAGCCGGTCGCCGTCGCGCCCGACCTCGCCGCGCGCACGGGCCACGACCAGGCGCTCCGCGTGGTCCACGTCGTCCCCGGGAGCCCCGCCGACACGGCCGGGCTGCGCGTCGGCGACCTGATGATCCGGGCGGGCGGCACCGACACGGTCGAGGCGCAGTCGCTCCAGCGCCTCATGCTCGACGAGGCGATCGGGCGTCGCCTCGAGATCACCGTGCTGCGGGGCGAGGCGATGGTGGACGTGGTCACGGAGCCGGTCGAGCTCGGGCGGTCGTGA
- a CDS encoding SDR family NAD(P)-dependent oxidoreductase, whose protein sequence is MTGPAAGPASRHLNRHRSVVVTGSGKGIGRAVAARLTADGWTVVGLERTPGSGTVEEGVCAAVVLGDSRDRETHREAARAARDLAPLAGWVNNAGITVRTPLHALADPERAAQVEQDARDVVEINGLGYLWGCAAAVEAFTDQVSGGSIVNIGSIHGRAAFADHAAYELTKGGIDALARSVAVTYGRYGIRANTVAPGGVRTPHLDAQIARAADPAAEERALAEGPPLGRIAESAEIAALVAFLLSDEAGYVSGQSIAADGAWTASFGNPPHDPDLDARYGLT, encoded by the coding sequence GTGACAGGACCCGCGGCCGGACCCGCGAGCAGGCACCTGAACAGGCACCGCAGCGTCGTCGTCACCGGCAGCGGCAAGGGCATCGGCCGCGCCGTGGCCGCGCGCCTCACCGCCGACGGGTGGACCGTCGTCGGGCTGGAGCGCACCCCCGGCTCGGGGACGGTCGAGGAGGGGGTGTGCGCCGCCGTCGTGCTGGGGGACTCCCGTGACCGCGAGACCCACCGCGAGGCCGCCCGCGCCGCGCGCGACCTCGCGCCGCTCGCCGGATGGGTGAACAACGCGGGCATCACCGTCCGCACGCCGCTGCACGCGCTCGCCGACCCGGAGCGTGCGGCACAGGTCGAGCAGGACGCGCGCGACGTCGTCGAGATCAACGGTCTCGGCTACCTCTGGGGCTGCGCCGCCGCCGTCGAGGCGTTCACCGACCAGGTGAGCGGGGGGTCGATCGTCAACATCGGCTCGATCCACGGCCGCGCGGCGTTCGCCGACCACGCCGCCTACGAGCTGACCAAGGGCGGCATCGACGCGCTCGCGCGCTCCGTCGCCGTGACGTACGGGCGGTACGGCATCCGCGCCAACACCGTCGCGCCGGGCGGGGTGCGCACCCCGCACCTCGACGCGCAGATCGCCCGCGCGGCCGACCCGGCCGCCGAGGAGCGCGCCCTCGCCGAGGGCCCGCCGCTCGGCCGCATCGCCGAGTCCGCGGAGATCGCCGCCCTCGTCGCGTTCCTGCTGTCCGACGAGGCCGGCTACGTGTCCGGCCAGTCGATCGCCGCCGACGGCGCCTGGACCGCGTCGTTCGGCAACCCGCCCCACGACCCCGACCTCGACGCGCGGTACGGCCTCACCTGA
- a CDS encoding enolase C-terminal domain-like protein has protein sequence MSVGPAARVVAVRTATTVVPLPQPLRLGAMTVERREYVGVRVVAETDDGRTVAGESYALTREAPMAELVDRLVAPHVVGREVVASDGVAARQSVGAAWEAALRGSAIVGRVGLVRRAIGLVDVALWDLAGRLAGRPVWSLLDDGADPAGSPHPGAAEHGDVPPGAVAAPRPAILVAAYPTPGRTARDVADEVLAHARAGWPLLKISRSPDRVLMRDLLAILRAELPEVTGRPTVAGRSGVVVDVGFGWRDADEALADLDAWGVTGAVGQSGEVEPALAWLEDPLLPEDAVGAARVRDASGLPLSVGDEVTDPEVFAHLAMLGALDVPRVDVVAIGGITVADPLVRAWAARGMVVSSHVYPEVSVHLGGAAGIGVETFDRSPAGNPYDPAPLLVRGGPAFDGGHATPPDAPGLGFTLDPDRFDLEEPS, from the coding sequence GTGAGCGTGGGGCCCGCCGCGCGCGTCGTCGCCGTCCGCACCGCGACGACGGTCGTCCCGCTGCCGCAGCCGCTGCGCCTCGGCGCGATGACGGTCGAGCGCCGCGAGTACGTCGGCGTGCGGGTCGTCGCCGAGACGGACGACGGCCGGACGGTCGCAGGGGAGTCGTACGCGCTCACCCGTGAGGCGCCCATGGCCGAGCTCGTGGACCGGCTCGTCGCCCCGCACGTCGTGGGCCGCGAGGTCGTGGCGTCCGACGGCGTCGCCGCGCGCCAGAGCGTCGGCGCCGCGTGGGAAGCGGCCCTGCGCGGGTCCGCGATCGTCGGCCGCGTGGGACTCGTGCGGCGCGCGATCGGCCTGGTCGACGTCGCGCTGTGGGACCTCGCGGGCCGCCTCGCCGGTCGTCCCGTGTGGTCCCTGCTCGACGACGGCGCGGACCCCGCCGGGTCCCCGCACCCGGGAGCGGCCGAGCACGGCGACGTGCCACCCGGTGCGGTCGCTGCGCCGCGTCCGGCGATCCTCGTCGCCGCCTACCCGACGCCGGGACGCACCGCGCGCGACGTCGCGGACGAGGTGCTCGCGCACGCGCGCGCCGGGTGGCCGCTGCTGAAGATCTCCCGCTCGCCCGACCGCGTCCTCATGCGCGACCTGCTCGCGATCCTGCGCGCCGAGCTGCCCGAGGTCACGGGCCGGCCGACCGTCGCGGGGCGCAGCGGCGTCGTCGTCGACGTGGGCTTCGGCTGGCGCGACGCGGACGAGGCGCTCGCGGACCTCGACGCGTGGGGCGTCACGGGTGCGGTGGGGCAGTCGGGAGAGGTCGAGCCCGCACTCGCGTGGCTCGAGGACCCCCTGCTCCCCGAGGACGCGGTCGGCGCCGCGCGCGTGCGCGACGCGTCCGGGCTGCCGCTGTCCGTGGGCGACGAGGTGACCGACCCCGAGGTCTTCGCGCACCTGGCGATGCTGGGCGCGCTCGACGTGCCGCGCGTCGACGTCGTCGCGATCGGCGGCATCACGGTCGCCGACCCGCTCGTGCGCGCGTGGGCGGCGCGCGGCATGGTGGTCTCCAGCCACGTGTACCCGGAGGTCAGCGTGCACCTGGGCGGGGCGGCGGGCATCGGCGTCGAGACGTTCGACCGCTCGCCCGCGGGGAACCCCTACGACCCCGCGCCGCTGCTCGTGCGCGGCGGTCCGGCGTTCGACGGCGGCCACGCCACCCCGCCCGACGCGCCCGGCCTGGGCTTCACGCTCGACCCTGACCGCTTCGACCTGGAGGAGCCCTCGTGA
- a CDS encoding GNAT family N-acetyltransferase, with amino-acid sequence MTDVATDRLVLRAYAPEDEDNFTGLLGDPVVTRWMGVPARPLREVFRSVVAAEPAWDIWAIWADGRYVGHGELKPSPDPHVDGHELVYALVPDAWGRGLGTEIAEGITKHGLETLGLDAVHATVAPENEASLRLLRRLGYVDAGSWVDDDGDETLWLVRRG; translated from the coding sequence ATGACCGACGTCGCCACCGACCGCCTCGTGCTCCGCGCCTACGCACCCGAGGACGAGGACAACTTCACCGGGCTCCTCGGCGACCCCGTGGTCACCCGCTGGATGGGCGTTCCCGCCCGGCCGCTCCGCGAGGTCTTTCGCTCGGTCGTCGCCGCGGAGCCCGCCTGGGACATCTGGGCGATCTGGGCGGACGGCCGCTACGTCGGCCATGGCGAGCTCAAGCCGAGCCCGGACCCGCACGTCGACGGCCACGAGCTGGTCTATGCCCTCGTTCCGGACGCGTGGGGCCGTGGCCTCGGCACCGAGATCGCGGAGGGCATCACGAAGCACGGCCTGGAGACGCTCGGGCTGGACGCCGTCCACGCCACCGTCGCCCCGGAGAACGAGGCCTCCCTGCGCCTCCTGCGTCGGCTCGGGTACGTCGACGCCGGGTCCTGGGTCGACGACGACGGCGACGAGACGCTGTGGCTGGTCAGGAGGGGCTAG
- a CDS encoding SDR family NAD(P)-dependent oxidoreductase, which yields MTTPAPDALRVPLAVVTGGAAGIGRAVAERLATDGFRVVCADVVQHDLPALDLGAVPDAPGLVWAPLDVTDHAAVRAAFDDLAAAFGGIDALVNNAGIQRHRALEDLTWDEWSAVVDVNLHGVFACLQAAGRHMLAAGRGAVVNISSVSARGSAGRAPYSTTKAAVIGLTATAGAEWAARGVRVNAVAPGYIDTGVFRQGVAQGTLSEETILARIPARRLAQPEEIGNAVSWLVSDQAAYMVGQTVYVDGGFLVDYGVPLAKKPE from the coding sequence GTGACCACCCCCGCCCCCGACGCCCTGCGCGTCCCGCTCGCCGTCGTCACCGGGGGAGCGGCCGGCATCGGCCGCGCCGTCGCCGAGCGCCTCGCGACCGACGGGTTCCGGGTCGTGTGCGCGGACGTCGTGCAGCACGACCTCCCCGCGCTCGACCTCGGCGCCGTCCCCGACGCGCCCGGGCTCGTCTGGGCCCCGCTCGACGTCACGGACCACGCCGCCGTGCGCGCCGCGTTCGACGACCTCGCCGCGGCGTTCGGCGGGATCGACGCGCTCGTCAACAACGCGGGCATCCAGCGCCACCGCGCGCTGGAGGACCTCACGTGGGACGAGTGGTCGGCCGTCGTGGACGTCAACCTGCACGGCGTCTTCGCGTGCCTCCAGGCCGCGGGTCGCCACATGCTCGCGGCGGGACGGGGCGCGGTCGTCAACATCTCGTCCGTCTCGGCGCGCGGTTCCGCGGGCCGGGCGCCCTACTCGACGACCAAGGCCGCCGTCATCGGGCTCACTGCGACCGCGGGTGCCGAGTGGGCCGCCCGAGGCGTGCGGGTCAACGCCGTCGCCCCCGGGTACATCGACACGGGCGTGTTCCGCCAGGGCGTCGCGCAGGGCACGCTCTCGGAGGAGACGATCCTCGCGCGCATCCCCGCGCGCCGGCTCGCCCAGCCGGAGGAGATCGGGAACGCGGTGAGCTGGCTCGTGTCCGACCAGGCCGCGTACATGGTCGGCCAGACCGTCTACGTCGACGGCGGGTTCCTCGTCGACTACGGCGTGCCGCTCGCCAAGAAGCCGGAGTGA
- the trpS gene encoding tryptophan--tRNA ligase has translation MTTTLDPTETIRPTAAAPSGPSSAPPSSTASVAAARERSAEIEARLATDPSGFRVLTGDRPTGALHLGHYLGTLANRVRLQDDGVDVVLVVADYQVITDRDDAGDLRGTVREVVLDYLAAGIDPARTTIFAHSAVPALNQLLLPFLSLVTTAEIERNPTVKAEAAAAAARQGRPMSGLLFTYPVHQAADILFCHGNLVPGGQDQLPHVEITRTIARRFNQRYAAAQPYFPEPDVLLAPAPTVLGTDGRKMSKSAGNALELRDDEDATARFVRRHRTDSERHVTYEPERRPEVANLLTLGAVAAGTTPEALADEVGVAGAGRLKHVVTEALVEHLRPLRARRRALAAGDGPDPLDVLREGNARADAIADRTLADVRDLMGTSY, from the coding sequence ATGACCACGACCCTCGACCCGACCGAGACGATCCGTCCGACCGCTGCCGCACCGTCCGGTCCGTCGTCCGCACCGCCGTCCTCGACCGCGTCCGTCGCCGCCGCGCGAGAGCGGTCCGCCGAGATCGAGGCGCGCCTCGCGACCGACCCGTCCGGGTTCCGGGTCCTCACCGGCGACCGCCCGACCGGCGCGCTGCACCTGGGCCACTACCTCGGCACCCTCGCGAACCGCGTCCGGCTCCAGGACGACGGCGTGGACGTCGTGCTCGTCGTCGCCGACTACCAGGTCATCACCGACCGCGACGACGCCGGCGACCTGCGCGGCACCGTCCGCGAGGTCGTCCTCGACTACCTGGCCGCCGGGATCGACCCCGCCCGGACGACGATCTTCGCCCACTCCGCCGTCCCCGCCCTCAACCAGCTCCTGCTCCCGTTCCTCAGCCTCGTCACGACGGCCGAGATCGAGCGCAACCCGACGGTCAAGGCCGAGGCCGCCGCAGCGGCGGCCCGGCAGGGGCGGCCCATGAGCGGCCTGCTGTTCACCTACCCCGTGCACCAGGCCGCCGACATCCTGTTCTGCCACGGCAACCTCGTCCCCGGCGGCCAGGACCAGCTCCCGCACGTCGAGATCACACGCACCATCGCGCGGCGCTTCAACCAGCGCTACGCCGCCGCGCAGCCGTACTTCCCCGAGCCCGACGTCCTGCTCGCGCCCGCCCCGACCGTCCTCGGCACCGACGGCCGCAAGATGAGCAAGTCCGCGGGCAACGCGCTCGAGCTGCGCGACGACGAGGACGCCACCGCGCGCTTCGTGCGCCGCCACCGCACCGACTCCGAGCGGCACGTCACCTACGAGCCCGAGCGTCGGCCGGAGGTCGCGAACCTCCTCACGCTCGGCGCGGTCGCCGCAGGGACGACGCCGGAGGCGCTCGCGGACGAGGTGGGGGTGGCAGGCGCGGGCCGGCTCAAGCACGTGGTGACCGAGGCGCTCGTCGAGCACCTGCGCCCCCTGCGCGCCCGGAGGCGAGCCCTCGCCGCCGGCGACGGCCCCGACCCGCTCGACGTGCTCCGCGAGGGCAACGCGCGGGCCGACGCGATCGCGGACCGCACCCTCGCCGACGTCCGCGACCTCATGGGCACGTCGTACTGA
- a CDS encoding SMP-30/gluconolactonase/LRE family protein, producing MPQIAVENVTGPVAHHGEGPVWSPSWGGLRWLDMLAGDLLTLRADGAVERLHVGDHAAVVRPRTGGGFVVGLARGLAVADSDGSPVRALPALFDDPTVRLNEGAAGPDGAFYAGGMADGARAGASSLFRVEADGASRVVVEDVTCANGLAFSPDGTRAYWTDSLTHRIDVLDVVPAAEDPRGLVRRRPFVAVDPADGLPDGIAVDTEGGVWVALWGGAAVRRYSPDGTLDAVVPLPVSQVSACTFGGDGLDELYVTTSRQGFGTPGPDEAASGSLYVARPGVRGLPALPFAG from the coding sequence GTGCCCCAGATCGCCGTGGAGAACGTCACCGGACCCGTCGCGCACCACGGGGAGGGTCCCGTCTGGTCGCCGTCGTGGGGCGGCCTGCGCTGGCTCGACATGCTCGCGGGCGACCTGCTCACGCTGCGCGCGGACGGCGCCGTCGAGCGTCTCCACGTGGGCGACCACGCGGCCGTGGTGCGGCCGCGGACCGGCGGCGGGTTCGTCGTCGGGCTCGCCCGCGGGCTCGCGGTCGCGGACTCCGACGGCTCGCCCGTGCGGGCGCTCCCGGCGCTCTTCGACGACCCCACGGTCCGCCTCAACGAGGGCGCGGCCGGCCCCGACGGCGCCTTCTACGCGGGCGGCATGGCCGACGGCGCACGCGCGGGAGCCAGCTCGCTGTTCCGCGTCGAGGCGGACGGCGCGTCGCGGGTCGTCGTCGAGGACGTGACGTGCGCGAACGGGCTCGCCTTCTCCCCCGACGGGACGCGCGCCTACTGGACCGACTCGCTCACGCACCGCATCGACGTGCTCGACGTGGTGCCGGCCGCGGAGGACCCGCGCGGGCTCGTGCGACGCCGCCCCTTCGTCGCGGTGGACCCCGCCGACGGCCTGCCCGACGGGATCGCCGTCGACACCGAGGGCGGCGTCTGGGTCGCGCTCTGGGGCGGCGCCGCCGTCCGCCGCTACTCCCCCGACGGCACGCTCGACGCCGTCGTCCCGCTCCCGGTGTCGCAGGTCAGCGCGTGCACGTTCGGCGGCGACGGGCTCGACGAGCTGTACGTCACGACGTCGCGCCAGGGCTTCGGGACGCCCGGCCCGGACGAGGCCGCGTCGGGGTCGCTGTACGTCGCGCGACCCGGGGTGCGCGGCCTGCCCGCGCTCCCCTTCGCCGGCTGA
- a CDS encoding fumarylacetoacetate hydrolase family protein, protein MQLVRLGPLGQERPAVREDGVVYSLDPLTAEIDGAFLATDGVGRARAALAAGALPVLDGADDLRVGAPVARPTAVVCVGMNYAEHAAESGSTPPDVPIVFWKHSNTVVGPYDDVLVPPGATTVDWEVELGVVIGRRARYLSSPQEALDHVAGYVLSHDVSERDYQMKVSGGQWSKGKSCETFNPLGPWLVPADEVDVQNLGLRSWVNGEPRQDSTTADMIFDVAYLVHHLSQYMVLEPGDLINTGTPQGVALSGRFPYLRDGDVVALEIDGLGRAEQRVRDAVR, encoded by the coding sequence GTGCAGCTCGTCCGACTCGGCCCCCTCGGCCAGGAGCGTCCCGCCGTCCGCGAGGACGGGGTCGTGTACTCCCTCGACCCGCTCACCGCCGAGATCGACGGCGCGTTCCTCGCGACCGACGGCGTCGGCCGGGCCCGCGCGGCGCTCGCCGCGGGCGCGCTCCCCGTGCTCGACGGCGCGGACGACCTGCGCGTCGGCGCACCGGTCGCGCGGCCCACGGCGGTCGTGTGCGTCGGGATGAACTACGCGGAGCACGCCGCCGAGTCCGGCTCGACCCCGCCCGACGTCCCGATCGTCTTCTGGAAGCACTCGAACACCGTCGTCGGCCCGTACGACGACGTCCTCGTGCCGCCCGGCGCGACGACCGTCGACTGGGAGGTCGAGCTCGGCGTCGTGATCGGCCGCCGGGCGCGCTACCTGTCGTCGCCCCAGGAGGCGCTCGACCACGTCGCGGGCTACGTCCTGTCGCACGACGTCTCCGAGCGCGACTACCAGATGAAGGTCTCCGGCGGGCAGTGGTCCAAGGGCAAGAGCTGCGAGACGTTCAACCCGCTCGGCCCGTGGCTCGTCCCCGCCGACGAGGTGGACGTCCAGAATCTCGGGCTCCGGTCCTGGGTCAACGGCGAGCCCCGCCAGGACTCGACGACGGCCGACATGATCTTCGACGTCGCCTACCTCGTGCACCACCTGTCGCAGTACATGGTCCTCGAGCCCGGCGACCTCATCAACACCGGCACGCCCCAGGGCGTCGCGCTCTCGGGCCGGTTCCCGTACCTGCGCGACGGCGACGTCGTCGCGCTGGAGATCGACGGCCTGGGCCGCGCCGAGCAGCGCGTGCGCGACGCCGTGCGCTGA
- a CDS encoding SDR family NAD(P)-dependent oxidoreductase, giving the protein MTLAPDGARRRLALVTGASSGIGAATALQLARDGYDVWLTYTGGEAGARATAARCEEVGAATRVSRLDLRDTASVEALVAEVTVAWGRLDVLVNNGGVCPYRALDDIELDEWDLVMETNARGTFVLSRAALPLLRAGRPEPAGASVTPDERVARDRAIVNLSSIAGEQGALKTGVHYAASKAAILAITRSFARILASEGIRVNAVTPGPVTSAITDQLAPDARAGLTASIPLGDFGTPDDVAWVVASLASPRAGFVTGATYDVNGGVRID; this is encoded by the coding sequence ATGACCCTTGCCCCGGACGGCGCTCGCCGCCGACTCGCCCTCGTCACCGGCGCCAGCTCCGGCATCGGTGCCGCCACCGCCCTCCAGCTCGCGCGCGACGGGTACGACGTCTGGCTCACCTACACCGGCGGCGAGGCCGGCGCGCGGGCCACCGCCGCCCGGTGCGAGGAGGTAGGCGCCGCGACGCGCGTCTCGCGCCTCGACCTGCGCGACACCGCGTCCGTCGAGGCGCTCGTCGCCGAGGTGACCGTCGCGTGGGGGCGCCTCGACGTGCTCGTCAACAACGGCGGCGTGTGCCCGTACCGCGCGCTCGACGACATCGAGCTCGACGAGTGGGACCTCGTCATGGAGACCAACGCGCGCGGCACGTTCGTGCTGTCGCGCGCCGCGCTCCCGCTGCTGCGCGCGGGCCGGCCTGAGCCCGCAGGGGCCAGTGTCACGCCCGACGAGCGGGTCGCGCGCGACCGCGCCATCGTCAACCTCTCGTCCATCGCGGGCGAGCAGGGCGCACTGAAGACCGGCGTGCACTACGCCGCGAGCAAGGCCGCGATCCTCGCCATCACGCGCTCGTTCGCGCGCATCCTCGCGAGCGAGGGCATCCGCGTGAACGCCGTGACGCCCGGCCCCGTGACGAGCGCGATCACCGACCAGCTCGCCCCCGACGCCCGCGCCGGGCTCACCGCGTCCATCCCCCTCGGGGACTTCGGCACGCCCGACGATGTCGCCTGGGTCGTCGCGTCGCTCGCCTCCCCGCGCGCAGGGTTCGTCACGGGCGCGACGTACGACGTCAACGGCGGCGTCCGGATCGACTGA
- a CDS encoding nuclear transport factor 2 family protein has protein sequence MTTTPSAVVTAQVDAFNVRDLDAFCATYAPDAVVSGVTPEPIVGRDALRAFYASRFEDTALHCVIDASVTFGDRWLVARELVTTSNGTGETIATFEVRDGLITRASMVKG, from the coding sequence GTGACCACCACTCCGTCCGCCGTCGTCACCGCCCAGGTCGACGCCTTCAACGTCCGCGACCTCGACGCGTTCTGCGCGACCTACGCGCCCGACGCCGTCGTGAGCGGCGTGACGCCCGAGCCGATCGTCGGTCGCGACGCCCTGCGCGCGTTCTACGCGAGCCGGTTCGAGGACACGGCGCTGCACTGCGTCATCGACGCGTCCGTGACGTTCGGCGACCGCTGGCTCGTCGCGCGCGAGCTCGTCACGACGTCGAACGGCACCGGCGAGACCATCGCGACGTTCGAGGTCCGCGACGGCCTCATCACCCGCGCGAGCATGGTCAAGGGCTGA
- a CDS encoding DUF4153 domain-containing protein, translating into MSTGYGVTPPQNDPRDPDRRDDRVGADPARDERAASGPVARDRESVVAREKEEYGGIKLGSAFFGWLTATGTAVILTGLAAAAGAAFGLSGTTDAQEAVDQATENAETIGIVGGIVLVVVLFVAYYCGGYVAGRMARFDGAKQGVAVWLWAVVIAIVLALLGLVAGSQYNVLSQLNTFPQIPVSASDLTTGGVIALVAAAVVSLVGAVLGGIAGMRFHRKVDRAGLDV; encoded by the coding sequence ATGAGCACCGGCTACGGGGTCACCCCGCCCCAGAACGATCCCCGCGACCCCGACCGGCGGGACGACCGCGTCGGAGCGGACCCTGCCCGCGACGAGCGCGCCGCGTCCGGACCTGTGGCACGCGACCGCGAGTCGGTCGTGGCACGCGAGAAGGAGGAGTACGGCGGCATCAAGCTCGGCTCCGCCTTCTTCGGCTGGCTCACCGCCACCGGGACCGCCGTCATCCTCACCGGCCTGGCCGCCGCTGCGGGGGCGGCCTTCGGCCTCTCCGGCACCACCGACGCCCAGGAGGCCGTCGACCAGGCGACCGAGAACGCGGAGACGATCGGCATCGTCGGCGGCATCGTGCTGGTCGTGGTGCTGTTCGTCGCCTACTACTGCGGCGGGTACGTCGCGGGCCGCATGGCGCGCTTCGACGGCGCGAAGCAGGGCGTCGCGGTGTGGCTGTGGGCCGTGGTCATCGCGATCGTGCTCGCCCTGCTGGGCCTCGTGGCGGGCAGCCAGTACAACGTGCTGTCGCAGCTCAACACGTTCCCCCAGATCCCGGTGAGCGCGAGCGACCTCACGACCGGCGGTGTCATCGCCCTCGTCGCGGCCGCCGTGGTGAGCCTCGTGGGCGCCGTCCTCGGCGGCATCGCGGGCATGCGCTTCCACCGCAAGGTGGACCGGGCCGGCCTGGACGTCTGA
- a CDS encoding C-terminal binding protein, which translates to MTADTVVITDCDLPGTACEDTLTAAGLRAVRAAARTEDEVIAAVEEAAASGSAPSALVVQWAPITARVLDAVAGPGGVRMVSRMGIGYDMVDVVAATERGVAVANTPTYCIEEVASHTVAMILTLDRGLVAYDRALRAGTWAPTAQHAARLSSTVVAVIGYGRIGSEVARSARALGYRVLVHDPFVDAQAVASDGHEAVGIDEAVARADVITLHAPLTESTRHLLDARTLAAAKPGVRVVNTCRGPLVDEDALADALASGHVGSAALDVYATEPLPADSRLRTLDNVLLTPHAAWFSPEAMQDLPVHTARNAVDFLAGRPVPSIVNPDHARALA; encoded by the coding sequence ATGACAGCCGACACCGTCGTCATCACCGACTGCGACCTGCCCGGGACCGCGTGCGAGGACACCCTGACCGCCGCCGGGCTGCGGGCCGTGCGCGCGGCGGCGCGCACCGAGGACGAGGTGATCGCCGCCGTCGAGGAGGCCGCCGCGAGCGGGTCGGCACCCTCCGCGCTCGTCGTGCAGTGGGCCCCGATCACGGCGCGGGTGCTGGACGCCGTCGCCGGTCCGGGCGGGGTGCGCATGGTCTCGCGCATGGGCATCGGCTACGACATGGTCGACGTCGTGGCCGCCACCGAGCGCGGCGTCGCCGTCGCGAACACCCCGACCTACTGCATCGAGGAGGTCGCGAGCCACACGGTCGCGATGATCCTCACGCTCGACCGCGGCCTCGTCGCCTACGACCGCGCGCTGCGCGCCGGCACGTGGGCCCCGACGGCGCAGCACGCCGCGCGCCTGTCGAGCACCGTCGTCGCCGTGATCGGGTACGGGCGGATCGGCTCCGAGGTCGCGCGCTCCGCCCGGGCGCTCGGCTATCGCGTGCTCGTGCACGACCCGTTCGTCGACGCGCAGGCCGTGGCGTCCGACGGGCACGAGGCCGTGGGGATCGACGAGGCCGTCGCGCGCGCCGACGTCATCACGCTGCACGCCCCGCTCACCGAGTCGACGCGCCACCTGCTCGACGCCCGCACGCTCGCGGCCGCGAAGCCCGGCGTGCGCGTGGTCAACACGTGCCGCGGGCCGCTCGTCGACGAGGACGCGCTCGCCGACGCGCTCGCGTCGGGCCACGTGGGCTCGGCCGCGCTCGACGTCTACGCGACCGAGCCGCTGCCCGCCGACTCACGCCTGCGCACCCTGGACAACGTGCTGCTCACCCCGCACGCCGCGTGGTTCTCGCCCGAGGCGATGCAGGACCTCCCCGTGCACACCGCGCGCAACGCCGTCGACTTCCTCGCGGGCCGTCCCGTGCCGTCGATCGTGAACCCGGACCACGCACGCGCCCTCGCCTGA